Proteins found in one Plodia interpunctella isolate USDA-ARS_2022_Savannah chromosome 24, ilPloInte3.2, whole genome shotgun sequence genomic segment:
- the slou gene encoding homeobox protein slou, with the protein MTMLAMARGDERREEEAETETETEANGEVDVVGVEEAAPVDLTRRLGLTRPPERQAIAFSVENILDPTKFTGRSEVPLRYDEQYWRPHYDRDDSDSVKDHLHSDLEADDVETDDQTSNLDDDVLTQSDLDENGDPKSPTSSSSKKGKSSSSRDSKGGTKPRRARTAFTYEQLVSLENKFKTTRYLSVCERLNLALSLSLTETQVKIWFQNRRTKWKKQNPGMDVNSPTVPPPSAGGFPSGAYPGGLLYSHGVPYPFTGPGPYAPYFHHLAANHHHTHNGLGHSHS; encoded by the exons ATGACGATGCTTGCGATGGCGCGAGGCGACGAGAGGAGAGAAGAAGAGGCAGAGACAGAGACTGAAACAGAAGCCAATGGAGAAGTGGATGTGGTGGGAGTAGAAGAAGCGGCGCCCGTAGATTTAACTAGGAGGTTAGGCTTAACGAGACCGCCTGAGAGACAAGCGATAGCGTTTtcagtagaaaatattttagaccCTACAAAATTCACTGGACGATCTGAAGTGCCGCTGAGATATGATGAGCAGTATTGGCGGCCGCATTACGATCGAGATGACAGTGATTCCG TGAAAGACCACCTGCACTCGGACCTTGAGGCTGATGATGTGGAGACGGACGACCAGACTTCCAACTTGGACGACGACGTGCTCACGCAGTCCGACCTGGACGAGAACGGAGACCCCAAGAGCCCCACTAGCTCCAGCTCCAAGAAGGGGAAGAGTAGTTCTTCAAG GGACTCAAAAGGGGGCACGAAGCCGAGAAGAGCCAGAACAGCGTTCACGTACGAGCAGCTGGTGTCACTGGAGAACAAGTTCAAAACAACCAGGTACCTGTCCGTCTGCGAGCGACTCAACCTGGCTCTCAGTCTGAGCCTCACGGAGACACAG GTAAAAATATGGTTCCAGAACAGACGTACAAAGTGGAAAAAGCAGAACCCTGGCATGGATGTCAACAGCCCGACGGTGCCTCCCCCCTCCGCGGGCGGGTTCCCCTCAGGGGCCTACCCTGGCGGCCTGTTGTACTCCCACGGGGTGCCCTACCCCTTCACGGGCCCGGGGCCATACGCGCCTTACTTCCACCACCTCGCTGCGAACCACCACCATACTCACAATGGTTTGGGGCACTCCCATTCGTGA